In the genome of Neisseria lactamica, the window TGAGTGCGTGAAGGCGGAACCAGCCAAAAACGGACATCGGGCAGGATGTGTTCGATGAGGTTGATGCTGTTGAATTGTAGGCACTGCGTTGCCTGATCCAAACGGTGCTTCAGACGGCATTCTGCATCCGAAGCATCTTGTGCGGTTTGAAAATTGGGAATCTGATTATCGGGGAGGCAGATAATCAGGTTGAGCGGTTGCGCGCGTTTGCCGATAATATTGTAAAGCGTGCGGATGTCGGGAATGCCGCCCCAAGCGAGATTGTCCATATCAATGCCGTCTGAAATGTGGGTTTGAATATCGGTATCGGGATAAAGCTGTTAAAATACGCGCCGTTTGAAGGCACGCCTGCGCCTGCCGGATATTGTATGCCGAACCGAGGTGTTTTTTGAATAATATTCCTGTTGAAATCCGCTTGTTGAAAAACCGTACCGTATTGGTTTTGACTTACGGGGACGAATCTAAAAATCTGCCTGCCGAGTTTTTGCGCGTCTATTCGCCGAGTGCGGAAGTGCGCGGACACGGCGTGGGACAGGATGTTTTGCAGACCGGCAAGGCGGATGTCCAAATCACGGATTTGCAGCCTGTCGGACAGTATGCGCTGAAAATCAGTTTTTCGGACGGGCACGATAGCGGTCTTTACGATTGGGCGTATCTGCACAGACTGGCATACGGATACGATGCGATGTGGCAGGAATATTTGGACAAATTGGCGGCGGCTGGTGCGTCGCGTTTTGAAAAGCAATCAGATTGTTAAGTTTGGGATGCCAGAGGACGGCATCAGGGAGGTGGTCAGAAGATGGGCGGACAAAAAACGCATTTCGGATTCAGTACGGTCAACGAAGATGAGAAAGCCGGAAAAGTGGCGGAAGTCTTCCATTCGGTTGCAAAAAATTACGACATTATGAACGATGTGATGTCGGCAGGGCTGCACCGCGTATGGAAACACTTTACCATCCATACGGCACACTTGAAAAAAGGGGACAAGGTGCTGGATATTGCGGGCGGTACGGGCGATTTGTCGCGCGGTTGGGCAAAACGCGTCGGCAAAGAAGGCGAGGTTTGGCTGACCGATATTAATTCTTCTATGCTGACCGTCGGGCGCGACCGGCTTTTGAACGAAGGTATGATTCTCCCCGTATCGCTTGCCGATGCGGAAAAACTGCCTTTCCCCGACAATTATTTTAATTTGGTTTCCGTGGCGTTCGGTTTGCGGAATATGACGCATAAAGATGCCGCGCTAAAAGAGATGTACCGTGTTTTGAAACCGGGCGGCATGTTGCTGGTGTTGGAGTTTTCCAAAATCTACAAGCCGCTCGAAGGCGCATACGATTTTTATTCGTTCAAGCTGCTGCCGGTCATGGGCAGGCTGATTGCCAAAGATGCGGAGAGTTACCAATATCTTGCCGAATCCATCCGTATGCACCCCGATCAGGAAACTTTGAAACAGATGATGCTGGATGCCGGATTCGACAGTGTGGACTATCACAATATGAGTGCGGGCATCGTCGCGCTGCATAAGGGCGTGAAATTTTAAACGGACTGCCGGTGCAGCCAATGCCGTCTGAACACGTTTCAGACGGCATTTTTGTGTTTTTTGAGACAAAGGTTTCAAATCCTAAAAATTAATTCACATAATTATCAATAATTTATAAACTTTTTAAAAAATAGGAACAATTATCATTTGCAAAATTGGGAGATGTCTGTATAATGCAGTCAATCCAGTAAACAACGCAGCAGACGAAAGGAGGGAAAAATGCCGGAAAGTATTTTCAAACAGATTTCCTCCGATATTTTGAGGCTGCACCGTGATTCTGTTTATTCCCTGCTCGCAACCTCGGGTTGCAACTGTCAGGTGCATGAAGCGGCGTATGTCAACATTGACGGCAAATATTATATTGCGCTTTCGTGCGAACCCGAGGTAGGAGAAGTTAAAACAGGTATTTTGCTGATTGAAGATGAAAGCCGCAGCCTGCGTTTGAGCTGGGTCGGCAGTGCGCGGGAGCTTGACCGCAAGGATAATGCCTATAAGCGCGCCTTGTCTGCGCTATCTAGAAAGTTGGGGCGGTGTAAAGACAAGCTGCATACGGCGGTTCAGCCGTTTTTGTTGGAGCTGGTGCCGGAGAAAGGCAGGTTTTCTGTCGGCGATGAAGAAGTTTGGATTTCTCAAAACGATTTGGTGAGGGCTTTATATCCTGTCGGATACAGTATGCGGCAGGCAGTGTTGCAGATTTAAAGTTTTGGTAGTGGTTTGTGTTCCTTTTGCGCCCCTTTTTCAAGGGGCGATTTTTTTTGCGTACAGATTGGCGGCAGGGTAAAAATGCCGTCTGAAACCGGCATTCAGACGGCATCTGTGTGCGGAATTACCTGTCCGGTAAAAGACGGATACCTTGATTGCCCAGTTGTTTTGACAATTCGGCAACTTTTCCGTGTTTTCCTAAAATAAAATCAGGGAGGATTTCCGCCAAAGGGCGTATGACGAAACTGCGTTCGTGCGCGCGCGGATGCGGCAGGGTGAGGCGGGGGTCGTCGCTGGATAGGCCGTCAAAGTCGATGATGTCCAAATCCAATGTGCGCGGCGCGTTTCGGAAACTGCGTTCGCGCCCGAAATCCGCCTCGATACGGTTGAGCAAAGAGAGCAGCGAGATGCCGTCCATATCGGTGGAGACGGTGCAGACGGCATTGACGAAATCGGGCTGATTGTCGTAACCGACGGGCGCGGTCATATACAGTGAGGAAGCCTGTTCAAGCCGGATGTCGGGATGGGACGAGAGCGCGTCCAATGCGCCGCGTATTTGTTGTGCGGGGTTGTCAAGGTTGCTGCCCAAGGCGATGACGGCAAAATGTCTGTTGTTCATGGCAGTGTTTCAGAATGGCAGGACTTTGGTTTTGGCAAGGTAAACGATACAGGCGACGCAACAAATGGCAAGCAGGTAAACGGCATAGAATTTGACCGAGCGGGGGCGGGCGCGCATCATCATCATACCCAATGCGATATAGGCGAGCAGAAGCAGGATTTTTGTGCCGAGCCAAGGCGCGTTGAACGGGGAGAAATGGGTGATTTTCATCAGCCACAATCCCGTAAACAGCAGCATGGTGTCGTTGAGGTGGGGCAGTGCCTTCCACAAGCCCGCCAAAGGTTTTTCGGGATTTTTCCAAAGCAGGAAAAAGCGGATGTTGAACAACAAAATGGTAACGGTAACGAAGATTTGGTGGCTGTATTTGACAATCAGATACTGCATGGTCGGCTCTTATCAAAATAAGGGTTGGAATCGGCTTATTTTACCGCAAACATTTATTTTTGACGTAACTTTTCAAATGCCAACAGATAGGGAGGGTTGTTTTTCCGGTTGGTAAACCCGTAACGCAAAACGGCAAACTGTTCTTGAGGCAGGTTTTTTGCCCATTGTTCGATTGCTTCTGCCTCCTGTTTGCCGTTTTCGTGTCCCGGATAGAGGACGGCAATAAGCATACCGCCTTCTTTCAGCAGGGACAGGGCGGCAGAAAGGGCGGTAATGCTGGTTTCCGTGCGGGTGGTAAGGCTTTTGTCCCCGCCGGGCAGCCAGCCGAAGTTGAAAATGGCGGCATTTAGCGGTTCTGAAACATATTGTTTCAGGTTTTCGTGTCCGTCCAAGATGAGCCGTACATTGCTGTAACCTGCTTCCTGCAGACGGCATCGGGTGTTGTTCAGGGCTTGGGGCTGGATATCGAATGCCCACACTTTTCCCCGGATGCCTGCGGTTTGGGCGAGGAAAAGGGTGTCGTGTCCGTTGCCGGCTGTGCCGTCCAAAGCATTGCCGCCTTCGGGAAGCACCTGCCGTAAAAGGCAATGGGCGAATGGGATGATGTTTTTCAATAACATTTTGAAATGCCGCCTGAAAATAAAAGGCTGCGCCTTAATAATCCGCCGGTTTTAACGGTTTGTCTCGGAAAGACAATTGTTTTCCGGCCGGGTAGGAAGTTATCCTGTGGAAAATGGCTCTGTCGAATACCTTGAAGATAAGTAGGCTTATCGGCACTGTATGAAAATACGGTCAAATAAAAATACCTTACCGTTTCCGATAAGGTATTAAAATATATGAAATCGTGCGGATTATTCGGCAGCTTGTCGGACGGTCTCCACTTGGACGAGTCCCGGTGCGGGGGCGGCTTGGGGTTTGTTTTCGTGCTGAAGGCTGACGGAGCGAGCCGGCACGATGGTGGAAATGGCGTGTTTGTAAACCATCTGGGTAACGGAAGTGTTTCTCAAGAGGACGACGTATTGGTCGAAAGATTCGACCTGACCTTGCAGTTTGATGCCGTTAACCAAGTAAATCGAAACCGGAACGTGCTCTTTACGCAATGCGTTCAGGAAGGGATCTTGCAACATTTGTCCTTTAGCTGTCATATCTTTTAGCTCCGCTATTATGATTGTGAAATCGGGCAAATGCCCTGTACGTGTGGGATTGTAGCCTTTAATAGGAAAAATTACCAATTTTTTTGTGTTTGAAACCGATTTGCACACCGCCTGCCCGGGCGCGTCAAGAATGCTGCTGCAACATCCACGATTCGATTTTGCGCGCGTCGTTGACCCGTGTGGCGGATGTGGGCGAGTTTAACAATACGATGGTAACCGGTTGGTTTTGAATATTGGCCCTGACGACCATAGACCTGCCTGCCTCGCGGATGTAGCCGGTTTTCTGAAGTTCGATGCGCCATCTGCCTTCCCTGATCAGGGCGTTGGAATTTTTATAGTTTTGCTGCCCGTTTTTAGTCTGCACCGAAGCATAATTGGAAGTCGAGTTGGCGCGTATCAGGGGGTAGCGGACGGCGGCGTTAACCATAAGATTGAGATCTTTGGCGGTGGAAACATTATGGAAATTAAGGCCGGTCGGTTCGTAAAAGCGGCTGCCGTACATACCGAGGCTTTGGGCTTTTTGGTTCATCGCGGCAACAAAGGCGCCCATTCCGCCGGGGTAGGTTCTGCCTAAGGCGTGGGTGGCGCGGTTTTCGCTGCTCATCAGGCTTAAATGAAGCAGCTCCCTGCGGGTCAGGGACGTGCCGATGGCAAGGCGGCTGCCTGTTCCTTTGAGGCGGTCGATTTCGTCGGGTGTGATGGTGATGGTTTCATCCATATTTAAATCGGCATCTAAAACGACCATCGCGCTCATCAGTTTGGAGATGGAGGCGATGGGCATAATCCTGTCGGCGTTTTTCTGATACAGTATTTGCCCTGTTTGGTTGTTGACGACCAGTGCGGATTGGGAGGACAGAATCAGCCCGCCTGTAATAGCCTGGGTATCGGCGGGATATATCGTGCTTTCGGCGAATATTTCTATCGGATCGGAGGAGGCGGGCAGGTTTTGTTTTAAAAACTGCCCCAAAATATCGGTATCCGCGAAAAGTCGGGCAGAGGGCAGCAGGAAAGCCAAACCGAGGAGTAGGGCGGGACGCAGGTGTTTCAGGGGGCGGGCGGGCATTTTTGATTCCGTGTATTTGAATATCGGCGTTATTTTGTTGAAAAAACAGTCGTCTGTAAAGTGTGCCGCCTGAAAAAAAGCCGTCCGCCTTTTGGCGGTTTCGTTGCCTTGTTATTTTGTTTGCTTTGTAACATTTTGTTTTTAAATTGGAACATATTTAATGGTTTGGCGCGGTTTCCTTTATGCCGCCGTGTGCCGTCCGGGTTTGCCCGACGGTTGGATATTCCGCCGCCGGGGCGGTAGAATCGGGGTTTGTCTGGAATCAAGCTGATGCACGGGTGTGTGCTGATGCGTTGTTTTAATCGTTGGAATATTGGGAGTACGGATAATGGGTGTGAAATATGAATTTACCCTGCCTTCGAGCAGCGGTGCGGATTTCCGTTCGGCAGAACATCTGCCTTTGGTCGTGTATTTTTATCCGAAAGACAGTACGCCGGGCTGTACGACGGAAGGCTTGGATTTTAATGCGCGTTTGGAACAGTTTGAGGCATTGGGTTATACCGTGGTCGGCATTTCGCGGGACGGCGTGAAAGCGCATCAGAACTTTTGCGCCAAGCAGGGTTTCCGGTTCGAGCTGTTGAGTGACAAGGATGAAACGGTATGCCGCCTGTTTGATGTCATCAAATTGAAAAAACTGTACGGGAAAGAGTCGTTGGGCATCGAGCGCAGTACGTTCGTCTTGAATAAGGACGGAGAAATCGTCTGGGAATGGCGGAAAGTCAAGGTGGCGGGTCACGCGCAGGAGGTATTGGAAACGCTTTCCCGATGAATGTCGCAATGCCGTCTGAAGCCTTCAGACGGCATCGGTTTGGAACGGTATGGAAAACGGTTTGATTGACAGGCTGCTGGAAACTTTGTGGTTGGATCGGCGGCTCAGTCGGAATACTTTGGACAGCTACCGGCGGGATTTGGAAAAAATCGCCCGCCGGCTGTCTTTGTGCGGCAAAACGCTGGCAGATGCGGAAGAAACGGATTTGGCGGCGGCGGTTTATGCCGACGGGGAGCAACGGAGTTCGCAGGCGCGCGCATTATCGGCGTGCAAACGCCTGTATGCGTGGATGGAGTGGGAAGGGATGAGGGCGGACAATCCCACCCGCCTGCTGAAACCGCCCAAAACCGACAGGAATATTCCGCCCCTGATTACCGAACAGCAGGTTTCCCGGCTGTTGGATGCGCCGGATACGGAAACGCCGCACGGTTTGCGGGATAAGGCATTGCTTGAATTAATGTATGCAACCGGCTTGCGCGTCAGCGAGGCGGTCGGGCTGAACTTCGGCAATGTGGATTTGGACAGGGGCTGCATTACCGCGCTGGGCAAGGGCGACAAGCAGAGGATGGTTCCGATGGGGCAGGAGTCGGCGTATTGGGTGGGACGCTATTACACGGAGGCGCGTCCGGTCTTGTTGAAGGGCAGGAGTTGCGATGCCTTGTTTGTCAGTCAGAAAAAAACGGGCATTTCCCGGCAGCTGGCGTGGATGATTGTCAAAGAATATGCAAGCCAGGCAGGTATCGGGCATATCAGCCCGCACAGCCTGCGCCACGCCTTTGCCACGCATCTGGTGCAGCACGGCTTGGATTTGCGCGTGGTTCAGGATATGTTGGGACACGCCGATTTGAACACGACGCAGATTTATACCCATATTGCCAACGTGCGGCTGCAAAAGGTGGTTAAAGAACATCATTCCCGAAATTGAGGTTTTGTTCTCTCATCTGCTTCAGATTAATAAAAAACAATCGAAAATAGAAATGCGATAAAAAAATACCAAGAAA includes:
- a CDS encoding gamma-butyrobetaine hydroxylase-like domain-containing protein, translating into MNNIPVEIRLLKNRTVLVLTYGDESKNLPAEFLRVYSPSAEVRGHGVGQDVLQTGKADVQITDLQPVGQYALKISFSDGHDSGLYDWAYLHRLAYGYDAMWQEYLDKLAAAGASRFEKQSDC
- the ubiE gene encoding bifunctional demethylmenaquinone methyltransferase/2-methoxy-6-polyprenyl-1,4-benzoquinol methylase UbiE produces the protein MGGQKTHFGFSTVNEDEKAGKVAEVFHSVAKNYDIMNDVMSAGLHRVWKHFTIHTAHLKKGDKVLDIAGGTGDLSRGWAKRVGKEGEVWLTDINSSMLTVGRDRLLNEGMILPVSLADAEKLPFPDNYFNLVSVAFGLRNMTHKDAALKEMYRVLKPGGMLLVLEFSKIYKPLEGAYDFYSFKLLPVMGRLIAKDAESYQYLAESIRMHPDQETLKQMMLDAGFDSVDYHNMSAGIVALHKGVKF
- the folK gene encoding 2-amino-4-hydroxy-6-hydroxymethyldihydropteridine diphosphokinase, with product MNNRHFAVIALGSNLDNPAQQIRGALDALSSHPDIRLEQASSLYMTAPVGYDNQPDFVNAVCTVSTDMDGISLLSLLNRIEADFGRERSFRNAPRTLDLDIIDFDGLSSDDPRLTLPHPRAHERSFVIRPLAEILPDFILGKHGKVAELSKQLGNQGIRLLPDR
- a CDS encoding SirB2 family protein yields the protein MQYLIVKYSHQIFVTVTILLFNIRFFLLWKNPEKPLAGLWKALPHLNDTMLLFTGLWLMKITHFSPFNAPWLGTKILLLLAYIALGMMMMRARPRSVKFYAVYLLAICCVACIVYLAKTKVLPF
- a CDS encoding tRNA (mnm(5)s(2)U34)-methyltransferase yields the protein MLLKNIIPFAHCLLRQVLPEGGNALDGTAGNGHDTLFLAQTAGIRGKVWAFDIQPQALNNTRCRLQEAGYSNVRLILDGHENLKQYVSEPLNAAIFNFGWLPGGDKSLTTRTETSITALSAALSLLKEGGMLIAVLYPGHENGKQEAEAIEQWAKNLPQEQFAVLRYGFTNRKNNPPYLLAFEKLRQK
- the hfq gene encoding RNA chaperone Hfq, coding for MTAKGQMLQDPFLNALRKEHVPVSIYLVNGIKLQGQVESFDQYVVLLRNTSVTQMVYKHAISTIVPARSVSLQHENKPQAAPAPGLVQVETVRQAAE
- a CDS encoding serine hydrolase is translated as MPARPLKHLRPALLLGLAFLLPSARLFADTDILGQFLKQNLPASSDPIEIFAESTIYPADTQAITGGLILSSQSALVVNNQTGQILYQKNADRIMPIASISKLMSAMVVLDADLNMDETITITPDEIDRLKGTGSRLAIGTSLTRRELLHLSLMSSENRATHALGRTYPGGMGAFVAAMNQKAQSLGMYGSRFYEPTGLNFHNVSTAKDLNLMVNAAVRYPLIRANSTSNYASVQTKNGQQNYKNSNALIREGRWRIELQKTGYIREAGRSMVVRANIQNQPVTIVLLNSPTSATRVNDARKIESWMLQQHS
- a CDS encoding peroxiredoxin; the protein is MGVKYEFTLPSSSGADFRSAEHLPLVVYFYPKDSTPGCTTEGLDFNARLEQFEALGYTVVGISRDGVKAHQNFCAKQGFRFELLSDKDETVCRLFDVIKLKKLYGKESLGIERSTFVLNKDGEIVWEWRKVKVAGHAQEVLETLSR
- the xerD gene encoding site-specific tyrosine recombinase XerD, with the translated sequence MENGLIDRLLETLWLDRRLSRNTLDSYRRDLEKIARRLSLCGKTLADAEETDLAAAVYADGEQRSSQARALSACKRLYAWMEWEGMRADNPTRLLKPPKTDRNIPPLITEQQVSRLLDAPDTETPHGLRDKALLELMYATGLRVSEAVGLNFGNVDLDRGCITALGKGDKQRMVPMGQESAYWVGRYYTEARPVLLKGRSCDALFVSQKKTGISRQLAWMIVKEYASQAGIGHISPHSLRHAFATHLVQHGLDLRVVQDMLGHADLNTTQIYTHIANVRLQKVVKEHHSRN